From the genome of Vicia villosa cultivar HV-30 ecotype Madison, WI linkage group LG2, Vvil1.0, whole genome shotgun sequence, one region includes:
- the LOC131645933 gene encoding cathecol O-methyltransferase 1-like: MSNISNEIDLNENKERKSEAEKELEDEESFSYAMHLSTSIVLPLALQSAAELGVFDVLLKAGRDAQLSADEIASRLSCTNLDAPKMLDRILALLASHSILKCLVFQDEQKHGSFRRLYSMAPVARFFARDSDGVSLGPLLALIQDKVFLASWPELKNGIREGGVPFDRVYGTHAFDYPSLDSRFNQVFNTGMINHTKVVMKKILECYKGFDNVKKLVDVGGGLGVNINLVTSKYPRIKGINFDLPHVIEHAPSYPGVEHIGGDMFESVPKGDAIFMKWILHDWSDEHCLKLLKNCYDAILDDGKVIVLEALLPIIPENGYASKSTSQLDVLMMTQNPGGKERTKQEFEDLATRVGFSGIRYECCIRNFWVMEFFK, from the exons ATGTCAAACATTTCCAATGAAATAGATTTGAATGAGAACAAAGAGAGAAAATCAGAAGCAGAAAAAGAGTTAGAAGATGAAGAAAGTTTCTCATATGCTATGCACCTTAGCACCTCTATTGTGCTACCACTGGCACTTCAATCTGCAGCCGAGCTTGGTGTTTTTGATGTGTTGCTAAAAGCTGGTAGAGATGCTCAACTCTCCGCCGATGAGATAGCGTCTCGTCTCTCATGTACTAATCTAGATGCTCCCAAAATGTTGGATCGGATCCTTGCTCTTCTTGCATCTCATTCTATATTGAAGTGTTTGGTTTTTCAAGATGAACAAAAGCATGGATCATTTCGTAGACTTTATAGTATGGCTCCTGTTGCTAGATTCTTCGCTCGTGATTCTGATGGTGTTTCGTTAGGACCCTTATTGGCTTTAATTCAAGATAAAGTCTTCTTAGCTAGTTG GCCCGAGCTTAAAAATGGAATTCGAGAAGGGGGTGTACCATTCGACAGAGTTTATGGCACACATGCATTTGATTATCCAAGTTTGGACTCAAGGTTTAATCAAGTTTTTAATACAGGTATGATCAATCATACCAAAGTAGTTATGAAGAAGATTCTTGAATGCTACAAAGGTTTTGATAATGTAAAAAAGCTTGTGGATGTTGGAGGTGGTCTTGGGGTCAACATTAACTTAGTCACTTCCAAATATCCTCGCATTAAGGGTATTAATTTCGACTTGCCTCATGTAATAGAACATGCTCCTTCTTATCCAG GAGTTGAACATATTGGTGGAGATATGTTTGAAAGTGTGCCCAAAGGAGATGCTATCTTTATGAAG TGGATACTTCATGATTGGAGCGATGAGCATTGCTTAAAGCTTTTGAAGAATTGTTATGATGCTATTCTTGATGATGGAAAGGTGATTGTTTTGGAGGCACTTCTTCCTATTATACCTGAAAATGGATATGCTTCGAAGTCTACCTCTCAATTGGATGTGTTGATGATGACTCAAAATCCAGGTGGAAAAGAACGAACTAAGCAAGAATTTGAAGATTTGGCAACAAGAGTTGGATTTAGTGGCATCAGATATGAATGTTGTATTCGCAACTTTTGGGTTATGGAATTCTTTAAGTAA